The Primulina huaijiensis isolate GDHJ02 unplaced genomic scaffold, ASM1229523v2 scaffold42947, whole genome shotgun sequence genome contains a region encoding:
- the LOC140969882 gene encoding E3 ubiquitin-protein ligase UPL4-like, which yields MREFNREQQRAFLQFVTGAPRLPTGGLASLNPKLTIVRKHCGKWIDADLPSVMTCANYLKLPPYSTKEVMKEKLLYAITEGQGSFHLS from the exons ATGCGAGAGTTTAACCGTGAGCAGCAACGAGCATTCTTGCAGTTTGTGACTGGTGCGCCCCGCCTTCCTACTGGGGGCTTGGCTTCTCTCAACCCAAAACTGACCATAGTTCGGAAG CATTGTGGCAAGTGGATTGATGCCGACTTACCCAGTGTGATGACCTGTGCAAATTATCTGAAGCTCCCACCTTATTCAACAAAA GAAGTTATGAAAGAGAAGCTGCTATACGCCATAACTGAAGGGCAGGGATCATTCCACCTCTCGTAA